One window of the Cherax quadricarinatus isolate ZL_2023a chromosome 41, ASM3850222v1, whole genome shotgun sequence genome contains the following:
- the LOC128695865 gene encoding zwei Ig domain protein zig-8-like, with amino-acid sequence MGEPTAGRLLALLLLMLSCPYSLLTISVAPEDEKTPKEEWWGETPALQPQFENTPSNITAKVGESALLPCTVSNLGDKSVTWMRQRDLHILTAGIFTYSADDRFTVVHAEDSKEWTLQVKFAMLRDSGVYECHVNSDPKISRQVVLRVREHSQLDDPALRGLPTTTTIPTPQVLIEGPAERHIQAGSVLTITCIIHHPPRQPPAHVLWFHGATNIDYDSPRGGVSIQTEKFPHKTRSQVMLSNVRDSDTGEYSCSPSDLPPTVITVHVQHGQHQAAVQQGGLSSAPVANPVTHLLLLLLLMMLQRVKTWQ; translated from the exons GTGTTGCTCCTGAAGATGAGAAGACGCCGAAGGAAGAGTGGTGGGGGGAGACACCAGCCCTGCAGCCTCAGTTCGAGAACACCCCTTCCAATATTACTGCCAAAGTGGGCGAATCTGCCTTGCTGCCCTGCACAGTCTCTAATCTGGGAGATAAATCG GTGACGTGGATGAGACAGAGAGATCTTCATATCCTCACCGCTGGCATCTTCACTTACTCCGCTGATGACCGCTTCACC GTGGTGCATGCCGAGGACTCCAAGGAGTGGACGCTGCAGGTGAAGTTCGCCATGCTGAGGGACTCTGGAGTGTATGAGTGTCACGTCAACTCGGACCCCAAGATCAGTCGTCAGGTGGTTCTCCGTGTTAGAG AACACAGTCAACTTGACGACCCAGCCTTGAGAGGCctacccaccactactacaattcCCA CACCACAGGTGCTGATCGAAGGGCCTGCTGAGCGACACATCCAGGCAGGCAGCGTGCTGACTATCACATGTATCATCCACCATCCGCCCCGTCAGCCTCCAGCCCACGTCCTCTGGTTCCACGGGGCCACCAATATTGACTACGACTCCCCACGGGGCGGTGTCTCCATCCAG aCTGAGAAATTCCCCCACAAAACCAGGAGTCAGGTAATGCTGTCTAATGTGAGGGATTCGGACACCGGAGAGTACAGTTGTAGTCCCTCTGACCTGCCACCCACTGTCATCACCGTCCATGTTCAACACG GTCAACACCAGGCAGCCGTGCAACAGGGAGGACTCAGCTCTGCACCCGTTGCAAACCCCGTCACCCACCTCCTtctcttgttgctgttgatgatgtTGCAGCGCGTCAAGACCTGGCAGTGA